The genomic segment ATCGCATCGCCGCCGCTCCTGCTGCTCGACGAACCGACGCGGGGGCAGGATGGCCGGCTCAATGAGCAGACGGGCAGGCAGTTCGCCGCCTTCGCGCGCGAGCGCAATGCCGCGGTGATCGTGGTCACCCAGGACGTCGAATTTGCGGCATCGTGGTCTCATCGCATCGTCCTGCTCTTGAACGGCACGATCATCGCCGACAGGCCGAACCGGTCAACCCCCGCCGGCGCGCCGTTCGACCCCTCTCAGATGAGCAGTCTATTTCGCGGCGTGTGGATATCGGGGGGGCATGAGGAGTGCAGCATGCCTCGCGGCGCTGAGCCTGATCGAGAGCGCTCATGATGAATAAGGGATTGTTGAGCCTCGCTGCGGCGATGGCCGTTGTGTGTTATGCGTTCTATCGTTTTGAAAAGGGTAGGTTCTCGTCAAAGGAAATATCGCTCATCGCCGTCCTCGCCGCGATCGCGGCGGTCGGCCGGATCCCGTTCGCCGCGCTCCCGAACGTTCAGCCAACTACATTCTTCGTCATGATTTCCGGTTTTGTCTTCGGCCCGGCGGCGGGCTTCCTCGTCGGCGCCGTGGCGGCATTCAGCTCCAATCTCTTTCTCGGGCACGGCCCCTGGACAATCTGGCAAATGCTCGCATGGGGGGCGTGCGGCGCCTCTTCCGGCGTCCTGGGGCTCCTCATGCCCCGGGCGGGCAGGATGACGCTCGCCGTGTTTTCGGTGCTCTGGGGCTACCTGTTCGGCTGGGTGATGAATTTCTGGTACTGGTACTCTTTTGTCTATCCCCTGACCATATCGTCATGGGTCGCGGTCAATGCCGCCTCGTTTTATTTCGACACACTCCACGCCGCCGGGAATGCCGCCTTCTTTCTCTTCCTGGGCAATGGGTGCATCAGCGCGATGCGCTATTTCAAGAAACGGCTTGAATTGTCGTACATTACAGGTTAAACTATTTCCAGCGGCCGTCTCTTGGCCAACCTGGCGCAGCGTGGTAACACAATGAAAACAATACTCGCCGTCACCATCTCTGCTGTTCTTTCGCACGTCTGTGTTTCACTCACCGCCGGAGCGGAAGGCACGGAACTCAATAAGGGGGGGTATGAGATCAGCTGCGACGGAGGGAAGGTAACCGTTCTCGCAAATGATGCGAATGTGGTGCAGCTCCTCAAGGAGTTTTCCCAGAAGAGCGGCATCACCTTCAATAAGTACATTGGCAAGACACAAACGGTCACGCTCGATCTCAGCGGCGTCACGGTCGAGGAGTTCCTCGATCGGCTCCTCGGGAGCTACGTGGCGACGTCAAAGAAGAAGAACGGCACCACGCGCATCAGCTCGGTCACCATTATGGACGAGGGGGGCGAGAAACCTCAGGCTCCGCATGAACCGCCGCCGCCACGCGAGCCGGAGGATCCCAACGCGGGGCGGGGAATGATGCCTCACGGCCCCGGGCAAGAGGGACGGGAGTCCCCGTGGCGAAAAGATCGCTCGTCAAAGTCACCCCGCAGGCGGATACCCCATGACTCACGGCCGCCTGATTCGCCTCCTCAACCGGCCGAAGAATCAGGGCTGGTGCCTCCGCCGCCAGACCCAGCGCAGCAGCCGGAACCATGATCCCAGGGTGGGGAAATAGCAGATGGTTTGAATCGTTTGAACTGTTTGAGCCGTTTGAACCGTAAAGAGGCTCAGACTTTTGAAGCTCCTTGCGGCGCAAACGATTCAAACTGCTCAAGCTGTTCAAACCTATCTTCTATTTCGCCCAATCGGGATAACGGGTATAATCATTGTGGTAGGTCAGGCGGATTTCGTTTGAGCCGTCGCGGTCCATCACGTAGAGCTCGTAGCAGCCGGTCCTGTTCGACGCGAATATGATCTTCTGGCCATCTCGCGAATAGGTGGGATCATAGTCGCTCCCCCGGTCCTCCGTCAGGCATCTCTTATTTCCGCCGTCGGCATCCATCTCCCAAATGTCCACGTTCTTGCGGAGAGAATAGCCCCCATCCGAATAGGCGATCCGCCGGCCATCCGGCGACCAGCGCGGGCGGCACGCTCCCCTGGGGTTGCCTGTCAGTCGCTTCTCATTTTTTCCCGTCACGTCAATCATGTAGATCTGATGGCTCAGGTATCTGTCCGAGGTGAAGACGATTTTCCCTCCATCCGGCGACCATGCGGGAACACGCCGCGTCCCCTTCTCTGTGTGCGTGATATTGATCATCCCCGTCCCATCCTTGTTGATTATGAAGAGATTCTCCGGCGCCTTTTTGTCCGGCTGCGCCCAGAAGCAGAGCCTCGTGCCATCGGGAGACCAGCTAGGGTCTTCGTTGATGGGGTATTGCCGGGTCACCGTACGCACATTCTTCCCATCGGCGTCCATGAGGTAGATCTGCCTCGTCCCATCCCTGTCAGAGTAGAAGGCGATCTCTCTGCCGTCGGGAGACCAGCGGGGGTATTCGTCCAGGGCGCTGTTCTCCGTCAGCCGCCTGCTCCCATACGAAGCGAGGTCCATCACCCAGATCTCGCTCTTCTTCCCCTCCCCCCTCTGGTACACCAGCCTTCCCGCGAGCGACGGGCGCTGCTGCCCGCCTCTCGCTTCAGATGACGCGTCGCGGCTGCCGCAACCATGGGCCGCGAGGAGAGCCGCAAGGAGTACGCCGCCCGATCGCGCGATGACTGTTTTCATGTCCATCCCTACCTCCACAAGGAGTAAAATCCGAACGGTCAACAAAACCCAAGAACGCGGGGACCCGTATTTTGAATAACCAAACCTAAATCTAACCAAATATTGAAATTATAATATAACCACAGATGAACACAGATAAATACTACGGCAGAAAGTGCAAGGCTTAAAGTTGAAAGAAATTATGTCACTGTAAACCTTCAACTTTAAACTTTCAACTGTGGTCCTATTTATGTGTATCCCTGCCTGCCGGCAGGCAGGTGCGTGCATCTGTGGTGTGCCACGTTCGTATCTAGTGTGCCGAGTCTACCAAGGCCTGGTGAAATTTATCGACCGCGCAGAGACGATTGCAGAGGGACGCCAGCTCTTCCATGCCCAGCTGCTCCGGGCGCGACAACGGGCTGATCCCGGCAGCCGAAAATATTCCGGCGAGTGTTCCCTCTCCCTCCAGTCCCCGCAACGCCTGCCTGAGCACCGTATTGATTGCCTTGCGGCGATGTGAAAAAAGGAGGCGGACCATTGAGAAAAATGCCTCGCCGTCGATGAGGCTGACGGGCGGCCGTGCCCGCGGTGTGAACACGACTACCGCTGACATAACCTTCGGCCGCGGGTAAAAGGCTGACGGCGGTATCGTGAAAACCTTTTTTACGTCAGCGTGGTACTGGCAGAATATCGTGAATGCGCCGTAGTCCTTGCCGCCGGGGGGGGCGGTGATCCTCCCGGCAAGCTCCTCTTGGACGGTGAGCACGAGGAGCGCCAGCGCCTCTCGCGCCTCCAGGAGATCCCCTATGAGCGGGCCGCTGATGGAATAGGGGATAGTGGAGACCACCTTGACCGTACGCCTCCCCTCCCCCATTCTATGCGCCAACTCGCGAAGATCGATTCTGAGCGCATCCCCTTCGATGAGTTCGAACCGATCCACCCTCCCGAAACGCCTGCGCAGCCATGCGACGAGCCGCGCGTCACACTCGATAGCGACCAGGCGGCCCGCCTCCCGCAGAATTTCCTCCGTGAGCGCTCCGAGGCCCGGCCCGATCTCAAGGACGGCATCCCCTTTCGTGAGCCGGGCGGCGTGGACGATTCTCGCCGCGGCGTGCGGGCTCGCGAGAAATGACTGCCCGCGCCACTTGCGGGGACTCACGCCGAGAGAGCCGAGCAGCCTCTTTACAGAACCGGGACCCCTGACGGGCGCGTATAGTTCACTCATGGGTGCGGCGGCACAATCGCGCGGCGAGCGTGATTGCCTCCACCATGCTGGCCGGGTCGGCGATCCCCCTCCCCGCGATATCGAACGCGGTGCCGTGGTCGGGAGACGTCCTCACGATCGGCAGGCCGAGGGTGACATTGACCCCGACGTCGAAGGCGAGCATCTTGAGCGGTATCAGGCCCTGGTCATGGTACATGGCGACGATGACATCAAAGTTCCTGCGGTGAGGCTCGACAAAGATCGTATCGGCGGGGAATGGGCCGCGCGCACGAATCCCCTCACGGACTGCCGCCGCAATCGCCGGGGAGATCTCCTCGATCTCCTCCCTCCCGAACGCACCTCCCTCGCCGGCATGGGGGTTGGCCCCGCAGACTCCCACTCTCGGCCGCCGTATGCCGAGCCGGACGCATGCGCCATGGGCGAGCCGTATCGTAGTGAGGATCATCGCGCGGCCCAGGCGGCGGTGCACCTCCGCGAGCGGAATATGGATAGTCACGAGCACGACCCTGAGGCCCCGCCCCGTGAGCATCATGGCGTGCCGCGCGGCTCCGGTCAGATGCGCCAGGCAGTCCGTGTGCCCCTGATAGCGGTAGCCCGCCCGATGGATCGCTTCCTTGCAGATCGGAGCCGTGACGATACCGTCAACCCTTCGCGAGAGGGCCGCGTCCACGGCGAAGCGGATATATCCCATTGCCGCCTCGCCATATGCCCTCCGGATCATCCCCCAGCGATGCTCCCTGATTCGGCGGCACGGGTTGATCACCGGGACGGCCGAGGTTCCAGGAGGGATCTCGGAGAGATCGCGCACGGGGATGAAGCGCACCGCGCGGCTCGTGAACGCGCGGCACTTTTCGAGCAGCGCCATATCGCCGATAACCAGCGGACGGCACACCTTCCTGACGGCACTCTCGGAAAGGGCCTTCACGGTAACTTCCGGGCCGATGCCGCCGGCATCGCCCATGGTTATGGCAAGGAGCGGCTTTTGTTTCATGTCATCAATCTCTCGCGGTCACTTTCCCGCCATCGTCTTCGTGCCTCTATTTCACCACCGATATGTACGCCTTGTTCTTCAGCCTCGTGATCCACTCGTCACGCTTTGTGCTCGCCTTTTCGTTGAAGAGCTTTCCCTCTATCTCCGCATAGACCTGGGTGAGTGGCTTGACGGAGGATGGCTTCTTCTCATGGAGCATGATAATGTGGTAGCCGAGTGAGGACTTGACGATCCCGCTGTGCGCTCCCGGTTCCAGCGCGAACGCCGCATCCTCCAGCTCTTTGTTCCAATGCCCCCGCCCGATGAATCCCCAATCCCCTCCCCTGCTCGCGTAAGGGCAGTGCGAGTATTTTTTCGCCAGCTCCGCGAACGGCTCCCCCGCGTTGAGCCTGCCGAGGATCTCTTTCGCCACCCGCTCCGCTTCTCCCGGCTTCTCGGGCTTCTCCCTGATCCATATCTGGCTCACGTGTATCTTCTCGCTCTCCGTGAACTCCTCCTTGTGCGAATCGTAATATTCCCTCACCTCCATCGGGGAGACACTGCACTTCGAGGAAGCCTCCTTGATGAGCATCGCCTTCACCAGGGTGCGATCCTCCTGCTGGGCGCGGAACCGCTCCATCGTGGTTCCCTCCCGCTTCATCTGCTTGAGAAACTCCTCCTCCGAAGGAAACTTAGCCTTGATCTGGGCGATTGATTGTTCCACGTCCTTCGCGAACTCGTCACCCAGCAGCCCCTTGATATTCTGCTTTTTAGCTTCCTGCAAGATGAGCTTCTCCTCGATGAGATGGTTGAGCACGTCGCGCCTCGCCTTCTGGAGCATCGAAAAGAGCTCAGCACCCGAGTAGATCCGCTCGTACTGTTCGAAGATCGGGGCGAGAATTCTCTCCAGCTCGGAGTAGGTGATGATCTCGTCGTTGATTACCGCCACGATCTGCTCCTTGATTTCCCCCGCGGCAATCCGTGCGGAGAGCATGAGGACGATCACGAGGGACAGCCGTCCGAGAGCGGCGAGGAACGCCCCTCCGGCAGGTCGGCGGCGGCAATACGCATCAGATGATGGCGCGGTGAAATTCATAGATTGGCTTGAGCAGGATCGGCCAGGCGATTGCGGAGACACCGGTGAACATTGGCAGCATGAGGCCCTGCGGTATCCGGTACTCCGCTCATCAGCTTCCCGTGGGGCGGCGCTACTTCTTGGCCTGTTTCGCCCTCGCGGCAATCAAAATCAGGAGGACAATGGCAATGATAATTATAATGGCAGCTTGCATCGTGTGCCTCTCCCGCATTGTTACAGTGGGTTTATGTCTCTCTCCTCATTATAAAATATGCGGCTTGAAAGGCAATGGAATAATTGAGCGGGCGTCATCTCCCCCCTCTCACAGTTGTGCAATCTTCTCCCGTATCTCCCTCAGCGCATCCAGCGGTGTTTTTTTCGTGAGGCGGGGATAGCGGCCGCCGGGGCGGAGTTCCTCGCCATGCTTCACCGCGACAATCCTGTCATCCTGAAGCGATATCGAGCGTATCCCCCTTGCTTTCGCATTGAGCTTCAGCCGGCACATCTCGAGAAGGAGCACCGCCTCTTTCGGTAGCGGGCCGAAGCGGTCCTTGAGCTCGCCGGCGATCCACTCAATGTCTCTCTCGCTCTGTATCTCCCCCATCTTCTTGTACAGATCGATCCGCTGATCCTCCGCGGGGATATAGCCCGCGGGGAGCCCGGCCGCGAAAGACAGATTCACCTCAATATCCTCAATCCCCGCAACCTCTTTTCCCCTGAGGGTGTCGACGCTCCTCTTGAGCAGTTTGCAGTAGAGGTCAAACCCTATCGCCGCGATGTGCCCGTGCTGCTCGTGGCCCAGGATATTGCCGGCGCCGCGGATCTCCAGGTCGCGCAGGGCGATTTTGAAGCCTGAACCAAGGCTCGTGTGGTCCATCAGGGCTTTCAACCTCCTGCGGGCATCGTCAAGGAGCCCCATCCCCTTTGAGTAGAGCAGGTATGCGTATGCCCTGCGCCGGTAGCGGCCCACGCGCCCCCTGAGCTGGTAGAGGTCCGCGAGACCGAACCGGTCGGCGTGGTCAATGATGATGGTGTTCACGTTGGGGATGTCCAGCCCCGACTCGATGATCGTGGTGCACACGAGGATATCAATCTTTCCCTCCACGAATCGCCGCATCACCTCCTCGAGTTCGTCATCCGCCATCTGTCCATGGCCCACCGCGAGGACCGCCTCCGGAACAAGCTTCTCAATCGTTTCTCTCATCCGCTCGATTGTCTCGACATAGTTATGGACAACGTAGACCTGACCCTCCCGTCCGAGCTCCCTGCGTATGGCGTTCCTGATGAGCTCCTCGTCGTGCTCGCACACCGCCGTTTCGATGGAGAGCCGGTCCTCGGGAGGCGTGGCGATGGTGGACATATCCCTGATTCCCGCCAGGGACATGTAGAGCGTGCGCGGGATCGGCGTCGCCGTCATCGTCAGGACGTCCACCATGAGCCGCAGCTTCTTGAACTTCTCCTTGTGCTGCACGCCGAACCGCTGCTCCTCGTCAATGATCACCAACCCCAGATCCTTGAACGCCACGTCAGGCTGTATGAGCCGGTGCGTGCCAATCACGACATCAACCGTACCGCGCGTCAGGCCATCGATCACGCACTGCTGCTCCTTTTCGGTCCGGAAACGGCTCAGCATCTCTATCTTGACGGGGTAATCAGCGAAACGGTCAGTGAAGGTGCTCAGGTGCTGCTGGGCGAGGACGGTGGTCGGGACAAGGATGGCGACCTGTTTGCCGTCCATGACCGCCTTGAAGGCGGCCCGTATCGCGACCTCTGTTTTGCCGTAGCCGACATCGCCGCAGACGAGGCGGTCCATCGGGTGAGAGCGCTCCATATCCCGCTTGACGTCCTCGATGGCGGATGCCTGGTCAGGCGTCTCCTCGTAAATGAATGCGTTTTCGAACTCCTTCTGCCAGGCCGTGTCGGGAGGAAACGCGCGCCCCTCCCTCGACTGCCGGGCCGCCTGGAGCTGGAGGATCTCCGCCGCGTAATCGAATATGGCCCTCTGCGCGGCGACCCGCACGCCCTGCCAGCGCCCGCCGCCGAGCCGATCAAGATTCGGAGGGGTCTTGCCGAAGCCGATATAGCGCTCCACCAGTCCCGCCTGTTCCAGCGGCGCGTACAGCTTCGATTTCTCCTGGTACTCGATGCAGATAAATTCCTTCTCCGCGCCATCCTTCACCAATTTTTTTATTCCCCGGTAAATCCCTATCCCGTGGCTCACATGCACCACATAGTCGCCGGGCTTGAGCTGGGTGAATTCCTTGAGCGGAACCGTCCCCTTGAACCTCCTCCTCGGACGGTGCACCCTGTAGCGGGCGAATATCTCCGCGTCCGTGAGGACCAGGATCCGGCCCTCGGGGAAAATAAATCCCGAGCTGAGCTGCCCCACGAACATATCGCTCCCCGGCGGCAACTGTATCTCCCGTTCCCTGAGGAGGTCACGCAATCGCTCGCGCTCCGCGTCGTTGTTGCAAAAAATAAAAATCGCCATCCCCTGCTTCACCCACTCCGCGAGGGAGCCGAAGATCCTCGTCCCCCACTCGGCACCGAGCTCCCCCCCCAGGGCGAGCGCGCGGTACGGCTCAAGCGACTGGAATGCGAGTTCGAGCCCCTGGGCATCCGGGCGCGCAGGTGAGCTCTCAGGAAGCAGCGAGCAATATACCGTCTGCCTCGCACCGATCAAACGGGAGATCTCCGCCGGGGAGAGAGAATATTCGCCTCCGGGCTCCGCGTCCTCCATGAGACGAAGGCTCGCGGCAGGTTCATGGAAAATGATTATCGCATCATCCGGGAGATAATCGAAGAGCGTCCCGAGCCTTTCCCGGTAACGCCTCAACAGCATGAGCTCTGAGAAAGGCGTTATCGCGCTCCCGGCGAGCTCGGAGATGGTGCGCTGGGTCTGCGCGTGGAATTGCCTGATCGTCCCGACCTCGTCGCCGAAGAACTCGATCCTGATTGGGAAATCCGCGGCGGGAGGGAAGAGATCAACGATGCCGCCCCTCACCGAGTACTCCCCCTTGCTCTCCACCATCTCCACCCGATGGTACCCGCCTGCCTCCAGATAGCGCAGAAGATGCTCTCGCGGGAGACGCTGCCCGGGCGCAAGTTTCAGTATCTCTGAAGCATAATCATCCAGCAGCGCCAGCCGCTGGGCGAGCGAACGGAGCGAGGCAACTACGATCACCGGCGTTTCGGCCCTGCCTGCGCCCCGTCGTCCGGCGGCGCGATCCCGCGCCAGCTTCTCCATCAGAAAGAACCGCTCGCCGATGATATCCGGATGGGGTTCTACATTTTCCTCCGGGAGCGTTTCCCATGCGGGGAAACAGCAGATATCGCCTCCGCCGAACGTTTCCATGTCAGCGGCAATCTCCTCAACCTCCTTCGGCCCTTTTGTGATGAGCACAATCGGCCTCGCTGTTCGTTCGCGGACAAGAATAGAGAGGTACGCGAGCGAAGCCCCGAAGACTCCGGAAATATTGAGAGAGGTCCCTCGTCCAAGGTGCGCAATGAGCTCTAAAAATGAGGCTGGTATCCCCGCCCCGGCAAAAAGCATATTCCTTGATCTCATCCGCTCCTTATCAAGAGGCCCGGCGTCCGGATTCAATGAAGCATGGGGGGAATCTTTACGTTGCGGCGCAGTCATACAGTAAAAATAGCATATCCGCAATCTAATTACAAACTGCGGGATAATGGGTCATTTATGGTAGGGCATAGGTAACATCTTTATAGCCCCACAACTGATCCATTGCGCTGCGGGAACATATAAGGCTCTCGCACACGGCTCGACACTGGCAGGATTCAGCGATGAGATGAAAAAGAGGAGCCAAAATATATGAGAGTGCAGAAACTCTATTAAAAGGCCGTCATTTTTTTATTGCACATCACTGCAATTTTGATATAATGTAAGCATAATATAAAGGGTGCCCCTGGGCTGGTTCGAGATATCCTGAGCTTTTTAGGCTTTGTGAGGAAATCAGTAACCGAGCCCCGAGCACCCTATGTTTTTCTTATCTCCCATCGCATTTGATATTACACTATTTTTAGCCCTCAGTCAAGCAGGGATCGCGTAAAAATCCCCCGTCGCATAACCACTACGGTAGTTTTTCACCACGGAGACACAGAGAGCACGGAGAGGATGACATCGGAAGCAACCACTGAGGGTACTGAATGCACTGAGAGAATCTTTGTAGGGCAGCACTTCACAACGTCTACAGCGTGCTACAACCTACGCTTCGGATCGCTGGCTGTCTTGATTTTTTCCAAATCACCTTCCTTAATTATGTAGAAATACCAGACTTCCGTACCATCCCTCTTTAAGATAACATGCTCGTCGGGATTTATACCGGACCTTAGAAACAATCGCCTCAGTCCATGCGCCGATCTTTTGGGGGAATATCTGGACATGTGGACTATGTACACATTGCCGACTTGATCATAGTCATAGAAGAGTGGATTTATTATCTGGATACCCTCTCTGCTCATGCCTTGGAAAAAGAGGCCGTCAGCCCTCGGAATAAACCCAATGTGCGTGTGATGGTGAGGAGAGCATCGCGACTTCAGCGTTGCCTGTATCGTCTTAATGTCGGAGTTGGTTATGTAAGGTACATCATCATGTCTTGGCATCTGCATTTCATGCCATTTGGGATGAGCTGCGTAATTGAACGGGTTTTCAATCCAATGGATCGCATAGCCCCACCAGATAAGCTGGATCACCAACGCTGCCATTGTTATCCGTCGAAAAAGCGCAGTCAAAGCGGCAGCGAGGTTATACGCCACATGCACTATTAGGATGAATAAGATTAGATGGCCGATACCATCAAATACGTCATACCACATTTCGGCGCCGACTAACTTGACGAGCAACGCAGGCACCCCGAGAAACAAGAGGAATACAGCACGGATGTCTTTTTTGACGCAGTAAAAATAACAGAGCAAGATTAGGAATAGGATTGATAGATTGTATCGGTTAAACATACGCCGAGGCGCGCTGCTTTTTAATTTTCTCGCGAATTGCGTTGCCATGTCAGACCAAAACCATTGCCATTGGAGAATGACGTATAGGAGGTAGCCGAGGAGAAGAGCAATGGCTAGTGAAATAATTGCGAGATCGGATTTTGTGAAATCCCTTCCCCTCAATTGTCCTCGCCCGTTGGTGAAGTAATACATACACGCCCCCGCGATGAAATACAGGCCGTTGGGGTGTATAAGCGGTGATAATAACAGTAGGGCCAGCCCTTTATAGATCATTTTCCTCTGTAACATCATGAAACCGAGACATATCACGCATAAGAGCATAGCCTCCATGCGGGCGACATTACCGGCGGCGATGAAATACCTATTGAGAAAGAAGAGGCCGCACACCAGCACTGAAGGTGTGTCGAGGCCGTAATGCCTGGTAAGGAGAGTGAGCAGGATGAAGGAAATCACCATGGATACAAGAGATATCGTCCGTGCGGACACGAAGGAGAAACCAACAATCTTGAATAACGTCCCCGTCACAATCATGTAGCCGGGGGGCATCCACATGATAGTGCGCTGTGGGTTGAGGGCCGGGGAGAACAAAGAGTTGGTGTCCTTGAACGCTATCGCCTGCCAGAGAAAATTCGGCTCATCGGGCCATGGCAGGGGAAAAATAAAAGAGGCGCGGTGACACAATAGTATGTAGCAGATTATGAAAAACAGAGTGAGTCAACGTGGGAGAAATAGGTTGCTTGATAGTTTTACACGCATCTTGGAAACTGTTCCGTCATCCGAAGATATGCACACGCATTTTAGAACATCACACCCTCATGAAAGTTCAGAATCTTATTTGAATTCGGAGCGATCAGGTAAATCGGTGCTCAAGAAATATTTTTCAAGCCCTTTCCCGAAGGGATCCCTTGGGAGCGTGTCCTTCGTGGTGAAAAAAAGTTTCTGGGGTGCGGCTAACGGCCGTTAGCCTGGCAGGATTGGGCGGCGGCCTTCAGGGTGTTCCGAAGCAGCATGGCGATCGTCATCGGGCCGACTCCGCCCGGCACGGGGCTTATGGCAGCCACATTAGGGGCGACCTCGTCAAAATCCACATCCCCGACGAGCCGGTATCCGCGTTCTACAGTTTTGTCCTCCACCCGGTTGATGCCGACATCTATGACCGCCGCGCCTTCGCCCACCATATCGGCTTTGATGAAGCGGGCCTTCCCGATGGCCGCGACCAGTATCTCCGCCCGCCGCGTATGCGCGGCCAGGTCGCGCGTTCCTGTATGGCACAGCGTCACCGTCGCGTTCGCCTCGCGCCGCCGCTGCATGAGCAGCGCCGCGAGCGGTTTCCCCACGATAGTGCTCCTCCCGACGATCACCACATCCTTCCCGCGCCATGACATCCCCGACCGGATGAGGAGCTCCACGATCCCCATGGGCGTGCACGGGCAGAACCCCTCCTGGCCGAGCAGCAGTTTGCCCATGTTCACGGGATGGAAACCGTCCACGTCTTTTTCTGGAGAAGCGGCGGCGAGTATTGTGTGCGTGTCAAGACCCGCGGGGAGAGGGAGCTGGACAAGAATCCCGTGCACCTCTGGGCTGGCATTCAGCTCTTTGATTTTGGCGAGGAGCTTCTCCTCCTTTGTCAATGCGGGAAAGGAGAATTGCCAGGAGCGAATACCCGCCTCTTCGCACGCCCGCTCCTTCATCGTCACATACGCTCGGGATGCCGGATCGTCGCCGGCCGTGATAAAGGCAATGCCGGGGACAACGCCTTTCTCAAGGCGCAGCTTCCCAACCGCTTTCTTTATCTCCTGCGTGATTTCGGCGGCAATCTTTTTACCATCCAGAATCTTAGCCATGGGTCACCTAATCTTAACCAGAAATGCAACTTAACTTACAACCACAGATAAACACAGGTTAACACAGATACGTATTTTGAAACAGGATGCACGCAGATACACACAGATTAAAATGATATTTCTAGAAACGCGAAACTAGAAACCGATACCCGTTTTTTGCATCTGTGTTCATCTGTGGCTATCCAACTAACGTTGGCGTTAGTTCGATAAATTCAAGTCTGACCCAAGGCGCGAGCACTCACACCTTGCGAATGATAAAGCATCTCGATGGGCACTTCTCCGCCGCCGCCGCAAAGTCATCCCAGTCCGGAGGGAATTCCGGCAAGTTATTTTTCATGACCACCTTGCCTGAAGGTGTAATCGCGGGAAGAGCGCAGAGGCCGCACGCGGTGCAGCCAACCGTGCAGACCTGTTTTACCTTCTTCCCCTTCTCCCTCGACACACAGCCGAGGTACACCCTCTGCCGGCGCGGGATGAGCGCGATGACATTGCGGGGGCACATGGCGGCGCATTTGCCGCACGCCGTGCACTTCGCTTCTACGATCTCAGGCAACCGGTTTGCGGTCATCCGGATCGCGCCGAACGGGCAGGAGCCCACGCACGACCCCATGCCGAGGCACCCATAGATACAGGACTTCGCGCCCGCATCGAGAACCTCAATCGCCACGCAGTCCTCAACACCCCTGTATCTCGCCTTCTCCCTCGCCTCATCCCTCCCCCCCCGGCACTTCACAACCGCCACGCGCGGCTCGGCGGGGAGCTCTTCCCTCCCGAGTATCTGCGAAACCTTCTTTACCGCCGCGGCGCCGCCGGGCGTGCACTGACGCGCGTGCGCCTTCCCCGCCACGAGCGCCTCAGCCATCGCGTTGCACCCCGCATAGCCGCACACGCCGCAGTTGAGCCCCGCCAGGGCACCCGCGACTTCTTCAATCCGCGGGTCGATCCTGACGGCGAAGATACG from the Candidatus Auribacterota bacterium genome contains:
- the rsmA gene encoding 16S rRNA (adenine(1518)-N(6)/adenine(1519)-N(6))-dimethyltransferase RsmA; amino-acid sequence: MSELYAPVRGPGSVKRLLGSLGVSPRKWRGQSFLASPHAAARIVHAARLTKGDAVLEIGPGLGALTEEILREAGRLVAIECDARLVAWLRRRFGRVDRFELIEGDALRIDLRELAHRMGEGRRTVKVVSTIPYSISGPLIGDLLEAREALALLVLTVQEELAGRITAPPGGKDYGAFTIFCQYHADVKKVFTIPPSAFYPRPKVMSAVVVFTPRARPPVSLIDGEAFFSMVRLLFSHRRKAINTVLRQALRGLEGEGTLAGIFSAAGISPLSRPEQLGMEELASLCNRLCAVDKFHQALVDSAH
- a CDS encoding peptidylprolyl isomerase, whose protein sequence is MNFTAPSSDAYCRRRPAGGAFLAALGRLSLVIVLMLSARIAAGEIKEQIVAVINDEIITYSELERILAPIFEQYERIYSGAELFSMLQKARRDVLNHLIEEKLILQEAKKQNIKGLLGDEFAKDVEQSIAQIKAKFPSEEEFLKQMKREGTTMERFRAQQEDRTLVKAMLIKEASSKCSVSPMEVREYYDSHKEEFTESEKIHVSQIWIREKPEKPGEAERVAKEILGRLNAGEPFAELAKKYSHCPYASRGGDWGFIGRGHWNKELEDAAFALEPGAHSGIVKSSLGYHIIMLHEKKPSSVKPLTQVYAEIEGKLFNEKASTKRDEWITRLKNKAYISVVK
- the pdxA gene encoding 4-hydroxythreonine-4-phosphate dehydrogenase PdxA gives rise to the protein MKQKPLLAITMGDAGGIGPEVTVKALSESAVRKVCRPLVIGDMALLEKCRAFTSRAVRFIPVRDLSEIPPGTSAVPVINPCRRIREHRWGMIRRAYGEAAMGYIRFAVDAALSRRVDGIVTAPICKEAIHRAGYRYQGHTDCLAHLTGAARHAMMLTGRGLRVVLVTIHIPLAEVHRRLGRAMILTTIRLAHGACVRLGIRRPRVGVCGANPHAGEGGAFGREEIEEISPAIAAAVREGIRARGPFPADTIFVEPHRRNFDVIVAMYHDQGLIPLKMLAFDVGVNVTLGLPIVRTSPDHGTAFDIAGRGIADPASMVEAITLAARLCRRTHE
- a CDS encoding ECF transporter S component encodes the protein MMNKGLLSLAAAMAVVCYAFYRFEKGRFSSKEISLIAVLAAIAAVGRIPFAALPNVQPTTFFVMISGFVFGPAAGFLVGAVAAFSSNLFLGHGPWTIWQMLAWGACGASSGVLGLLMPRAGRMTLAVFSVLWGYLFGWVMNFWYWYSFVYPLTISSWVAVNAASFYFDTLHAAGNAAFFLFLGNGCISAMRYFKKRLELSYITG